One window of the Notolabrus celidotus isolate fNotCel1 chromosome 23, fNotCel1.pri, whole genome shotgun sequence genome contains the following:
- the LOC117807579 gene encoding uncharacterized protein LOC117807579, which translates to MMMSRTLIPALLFTFSWMSVSVSEFHTEEAQPGEEVTLLCSNFSSIPSHVVWFRLNSTSNVSPISSMFISDGNATFFQNSTYDTTSNGTHLFLKIKPVELWDSGLYFCGLILNKESVIVSATYLKVEAFFGRNILMDMILGALIAFLSSVIFALFLIIRKFKTAQRTEEQNPQRSEIDASLDLHYAALTFQPKAKSRKRSPAEKEQETSVLYAASS; encoded by the exons ATGATGATGAGCCGTACCTTGATACCAGCTTTACTCTTCACCTTCA GTTGGATGTCTGTCTCAGTGTCTGAGTTCCACACTGAGGAGGCTCAGCCTGGTGAGGAAGTCACACTGCTGTGCTCCAACTTCTCCAGTATCCCCTCTCACGTAGTCTGGTTCAGACTGAACAGCACATCCAACGTCAGCCCAATCTCTTCCATGTTCATCTCTGATGGAAACGCCACGTTCTTTCAAAACAGTACATATGATACGACATCCAACGGCACTCACCTCTTTCTCAAGATCAAACCAGTGGAATTATGGGACTCTGGACTGTATTTCTGTGGATTAATCTTAAATAAAGAATCTGTTATCGTCAGTGCAACATATTTAAAAGTTGAAG CGTTCTTTGGAAGAAACATCCTGATGGACATGATCCTTGGTGCTCTGATTGCCTTCCTCTCTTCAGTCATCTTTGCTCTGTTTCTCATTATCAGAAAATTCAAGACAG ctcagaggacagaggagcagaatcCACAGAGAAGTGAG ATTGATGCGTCTCTTGACTTGCACTACGCAGCGCTGACTTTTCAACCAAaagcaaaaagcagaaaaaggtCTCCAGCAGAGAAGGAGCAGGAGACCAGTGTGCTGTATGCTGCCTCATCATAG